From the Chiroxiphia lanceolata isolate bChiLan1 chromosome Z, bChiLan1.pri, whole genome shotgun sequence genome, one window contains:
- the RNF165 gene encoding E3 ubiquitin-protein ligase RNF165 isoform X1 produces the protein MVLVHVGYLVLPVFGSVRNRGAPFQRSQHPHATSCRHFHLGPQPQLSADFTLPHAVQPQPGLTPHMAPAHQHSGPLHQPLAPVPPLPFQDVAGPSFLPQALHQQYLLQQQLLEAQHRRLMPHPRRAQERMSVQPHRLHPSFDFSHQLQTPQPMGPQPRYLAEGTDWDLSVDAGLTHAQFQVRPVPQPYQHYLATPRMHHFPRSTSSTQMVVHEIRNYPYPQLQLLALQGLNPSRHTSAVRESYEELLQLEDRLGSVSRGAVQNTIERFTFPHKYKKARKLRAKFSKGSQPSPTQRVQFPPCPHLRRPQEGKAEQDDGEESDTDEKCTICLSMLEDGEDVRRLPCMHLFHQVCVDQWLATSKKCPICRVDIETQLGSDS, from the exons gtgCTCCCTTTCAAAGGTCTCAGCATCCCCATGCTACCTCCTGCCGGCATTTCCACCTGGGTCCCCAGCCTCAGCTCTCCGCCGACTTCACCCTGCCTCACGCGGTGCAGCCCCAGCCGGGGCTGACCCCTCACATGGCCCCTGCACACCAGCACAGTGGCCCCCTGCACCAGCCCCTggccccagtgccacccctgcccttCCAGGACGTCGCTGGACCCTCCTTCCTACCTCAGGCGCTACACCAGCAAtacctcctccagcagcagctcctcgaGGCACAGCACCGCCGGCTCATGCCCCATCCCAG GCGGGCTCAAGAGCGCATGTCTGTCCAGCCTCACCGCCTACACCCCAGCTTCGACTTCAGCCACCAACTGCAGACTCCACAACCCATGGGGCCCCAGCCCAGGTATTTAGCAGAAGGCACGGACTG GGACCTCAGTGTCGATGCGGGACTGACTCACGCCCAGTTCCAGGTCCGTCCCGTCCCTCAGCCATATCAGCATTACTTAGCCACACCTCGGATGCACCATTTCCCCAGAAGCACATCCTCAACGCAGATG GTTGTTCATGAAATCAGAAATTACCCTTACCCTCAACTTCAGTTGCTTGCTCTTCAGGGGCTGAACCCAAGCAGGCACACATCTGCTGTGCGGGAGAGCTATGAA gagctgctgcagctggaggacaGGCTGGGCAGTGTGAGCCGGGGCGCCGTCCAGAACACCATTGAGAGATTCACCTTCCCCCACAAGTACAAGAAG GCTAGGAAGCTGCGGGCCAAATTTTCAAAGGGGTCTCAACCTTCTCCCACCCAGCGGGTGCAATTTCCCCCCTGTCCGCACCTG AGAAGACCACAGGAAGGCAAAGCTGAGCAAGACGATGGAGAGGAGTCAGACACCGATGAGAAGTGCACAATCTGTCTGTCCATGCTTGAAGACGGAGAAGACGTCAG gcGGTTGCCTTGTATGCATCTCTTCCACCAAGTGTGCGTGGACCAGTGGCTGGCCACCAGCAAGAAGTGCCCGATCTGCAGGGTGGACATTGAAACACAGCTCGGCTCAGACAGCTGA
- the RNF165 gene encoding E3 ubiquitin-protein ligase RNF165 isoform X2, which translates to MVLVHVGYLVLPVFGSVRNRGAPFQRSQHPHATSCRHFHLGPQPQLSADFTLPHAVQPQPGLTPHMAPAHQHSGPLHQPLAPVPPLPFQDVAGPSFLPQALHQQYLLQQQLLEAQHRRLMPHPRRAQERMSVQPHRLHPSFDFSHQLQTPQPMGPQPRYLAEGTDWDLSVDAGLTHAQFQVRPVPQPYQHYLATPRMHHFPRSTSSTQMVVHEIRNYPYPQLQLLALQGLNPSRHTSAVRESYEELLQLEDRLGSVSRGAVQNTIERFTFPHKYKKRRPQEGKAEQDDGEESDTDEKCTICLSMLEDGEDVRRLPCMHLFHQVCVDQWLATSKKCPICRVDIETQLGSDS; encoded by the exons gtgCTCCCTTTCAAAGGTCTCAGCATCCCCATGCTACCTCCTGCCGGCATTTCCACCTGGGTCCCCAGCCTCAGCTCTCCGCCGACTTCACCCTGCCTCACGCGGTGCAGCCCCAGCCGGGGCTGACCCCTCACATGGCCCCTGCACACCAGCACAGTGGCCCCCTGCACCAGCCCCTggccccagtgccacccctgcccttCCAGGACGTCGCTGGACCCTCCTTCCTACCTCAGGCGCTACACCAGCAAtacctcctccagcagcagctcctcgaGGCACAGCACCGCCGGCTCATGCCCCATCCCAG GCGGGCTCAAGAGCGCATGTCTGTCCAGCCTCACCGCCTACACCCCAGCTTCGACTTCAGCCACCAACTGCAGACTCCACAACCCATGGGGCCCCAGCCCAGGTATTTAGCAGAAGGCACGGACTG GGACCTCAGTGTCGATGCGGGACTGACTCACGCCCAGTTCCAGGTCCGTCCCGTCCCTCAGCCATATCAGCATTACTTAGCCACACCTCGGATGCACCATTTCCCCAGAAGCACATCCTCAACGCAGATG GTTGTTCATGAAATCAGAAATTACCCTTACCCTCAACTTCAGTTGCTTGCTCTTCAGGGGCTGAACCCAAGCAGGCACACATCTGCTGTGCGGGAGAGCTATGAA gagctgctgcagctggaggacaGGCTGGGCAGTGTGAGCCGGGGCGCCGTCCAGAACACCATTGAGAGATTCACCTTCCCCCACAAGTACAAGAAG AGAAGACCACAGGAAGGCAAAGCTGAGCAAGACGATGGAGAGGAGTCAGACACCGATGAGAAGTGCACAATCTGTCTGTCCATGCTTGAAGACGGAGAAGACGTCAG gcGGTTGCCTTGTATGCATCTCTTCCACCAAGTGTGCGTGGACCAGTGGCTGGCCACCAGCAAGAAGTGCCCGATCTGCAGGGTGGACATTGAAACACAGCTCGGCTCAGACAGCTGA